From Acidobacteriota bacterium, a single genomic window includes:
- the mtnA gene encoding S-methyl-5-thioribose-1-phosphate isomerase, with the protein MLPTIDWQDDTIVMVDQRKLPAQEIYVRCRSAQEVAKAIRTMIIRGAPAIGVAAAMGIALGVKKSKARGTTQVAVEFQKICDLMSATRPTAVNLFWAITHMKRAFAEGAQAGESPEELAARLEREARRIHDEDVESCRAMGRHGAEVVPDRARVLTHCNAGALATAGYGSALGVIRAAVEMGKKIAVFADETRPFMQGARLTAWELVRDGIETTVITESMAGPLMHAGEIDLVVVGADRIAANGDVANKIGTYTVAVLAREHHIPFYVAAPISTVDLATPDGAHIPIEERDQREVTHIGSSRLTPEGARIRNPAFDVTPHRYVTGIITERGIFHPPYLETLKATADPTLPAR; encoded by the coding sequence ATGCTTCCAACCATCGACTGGCAGGACGACACCATCGTCATGGTCGACCAGCGCAAGCTGCCCGCGCAGGAAATCTACGTGCGGTGCCGCTCCGCCCAGGAGGTTGCCAAGGCGATTCGCACGATGATCATCCGCGGCGCGCCCGCCATCGGGGTGGCGGCGGCCATGGGAATCGCGCTCGGCGTCAAGAAGAGCAAGGCCAGGGGGACGACGCAGGTCGCCGTGGAGTTCCAGAAGATCTGCGACCTGATGTCCGCGACCCGGCCGACCGCCGTGAACCTGTTCTGGGCGATCACGCACATGAAGCGCGCCTTCGCGGAAGGGGCGCAGGCTGGTGAGTCGCCGGAGGAGCTGGCGGCCCGGCTCGAGCGCGAGGCGCGCCGCATTCACGACGAGGACGTCGAGAGCTGCCGGGCGATGGGCCGGCACGGCGCCGAGGTGGTCCCGGATCGCGCGCGGGTGCTGACGCACTGCAACGCGGGGGCGCTGGCGACGGCCGGATACGGCTCGGCGCTCGGCGTGATTCGCGCCGCGGTCGAGATGGGGAAGAAGATTGCGGTCTTCGCCGACGAGACACGCCCGTTCATGCAGGGGGCGCGGCTCACCGCGTGGGAGCTGGTGCGCGACGGCATCGAGACGACCGTCATCACCGAGTCGATGGCCGGGCCGCTCATGCACGCCGGCGAAATCGACCTGGTCGTCGTCGGCGCCGACCGCATCGCCGCCAACGGCGACGTGGCGAACAAGATCGGCACGTACACCGTGGCCGTGCTGGCGCGCGAGCATCACATCCCGTTCTACGTCGCCGCGCCCATCTCGACGGTTGATCTCGCGACGCCCGACGGTGCGCACATTCCCATCGAGGAGCGCGACCAGCGCGAGGTGACGCATATCGGCTCGTCGCGGCTGACGCCGGAGGGAGCACGGATCCGCAATCCGGCGTTCGACGTGACGCCCCACCGTTACGTGACGGGCATCATCACGGAACGCGGTATTTTTCATCCGCCGTATCTGGAAACGCTGAAGGCGACGGCCGATCCGACGCTGCCGGCGAGGTAA
- the gltS gene encoding sodium/glutamate symporter, which translates to MIVRLDMIQTLALASVVLFVGYGIRRRVGILNRYNIPAPVVGGFLFAAVALTLRLQGVVGFEFDATLQTPLMIAFFTTIGLGASLGLLKIGGPQVLLFWVIASLMAIFQDAVGVGLARLLGVHPFLGLIAGSITMTGGHGTGAAFGKLMEDQYGFRAAVTLAMAAATFGLVSGGLIGGPIATALIRRNHPKHTPGHISPAAQAAAAQVDALDEEIDTEPAGEPATAYTLLKVITVILLAMWMGGLLSRWLGQYVTLPAYIGAMLVAAIARNAADFTGVVRIEPRVVDDLGTIALSLFLSMALMSLRLWELLDLALPMLVILTVQVAMMGTFAYFATYRLMGRDYDAAVMAGGHCGFGLGATPNAVANMESIVEKFGPAPRAFLVVPMVGAFFIDFTNAIIITTFINLVQ; encoded by the coding sequence CTGATCGTCCGGCTGGACATGATCCAGACGCTCGCCCTCGCGTCCGTCGTCCTTTTCGTCGGTTATGGCATCCGGCGGCGCGTCGGGATTCTCAATCGCTACAACATCCCGGCCCCGGTCGTCGGCGGGTTTCTCTTTGCGGCGGTTGCGCTGACGCTGCGGCTGCAGGGGGTCGTGGGGTTCGAGTTCGACGCCACGCTGCAGACCCCGCTCATGATCGCGTTCTTCACGACGATCGGCCTCGGCGCGAGCCTGGGGCTGCTGAAGATCGGCGGGCCGCAGGTGCTGCTGTTCTGGGTCATCGCCAGCCTCATGGCGATTTTCCAGGATGCGGTCGGTGTCGGCCTCGCCAGGCTGCTCGGCGTCCATCCGTTTCTGGGGCTGATCGCGGGCTCGATCACGATGACCGGCGGCCACGGCACCGGCGCGGCGTTCGGCAAGCTGATGGAAGATCAGTACGGCTTCCGCGCGGCCGTGACGCTGGCGATGGCCGCGGCGACCTTCGGGCTGGTCAGCGGGGGGCTGATCGGCGGGCCGATCGCCACGGCGCTCATCCGGCGTAACCATCCGAAGCACACCCCGGGGCACATCAGCCCGGCCGCGCAGGCGGCGGCGGCCCAGGTGGACGCGCTCGACGAGGAAATTGACACCGAGCCGGCGGGGGAGCCGGCGACCGCATACACGCTGCTGAAGGTCATCACGGTGATCCTCCTCGCGATGTGGATGGGCGGGCTCCTCAGCCGCTGGCTGGGCCAGTACGTCACCCTGCCGGCGTACATCGGTGCGATGCTCGTCGCCGCCATCGCCCGGAACGCGGCGGATTTCACCGGCGTCGTGCGGATCGAGCCGCGCGTGGTCGACGACCTCGGCACCATCGCGCTGTCGCTGTTCCTCTCGATGGCGCTCATGAGCCTGCGGCTGTGGGAGCTGCTGGATCTCGCGCTGCCGATGCTCGTGATCCTGACCGTGCAGGTCGCGATGATGGGGACGTTCGCCTATTTCGCGACCTATCGCCTCATGGGGCGCGACTACGATGCCGCGGTCATGGCCGGCGGCCACTGCGGGTTCGGCCTGGGCGCGACGCCGAACGCCGTCGCGAACATGGAGTCGATCGTCGAGAAGTTCGGGCCGGCGCCGCGGGCGTTTCTCGTCGTCCCCATGGTCGGCGCCTTCTTCATCGATTTCACCAACGCCATCATCATCACGACCTTCATCAACCTGGTGCAGTAA
- the tsaD gene encoding tRNA (adenosine(37)-N6)-threonylcarbamoyltransferase complex transferase subunit TsaD codes for MNVLGIETSCDETSAAVVGETGDAARPWAIRSNVIASQVAIHREWGGVVPELASRQHIRDICGVVERALADASTSWPAIDAIAVTQGPGLVGSLLVGVAFAKAAGFARDLPVVPVHHLAGHIESLFLHNGVLPLPAAVLVVSGGHTSLYSVPRAGQYQLVGRTRDDAAGEAYDKVAKMLGLGYPGGPVIDRLAATGSDRAFDLPVTRITHRDRVSPAATPPPGLLPRSVELQTDFSFSGLKTAMLREVRRLAPEGSDPQRMLAPQQIADLCASFQRVVVEALLDRTFAAAAWLGASSVGIAGGVSANSRLRADALARGAAAGLPVFVPSLALSTDNAAMIAAAGLRKMEAGARAPLDFNAEASLPL; via the coding sequence GTGAACGTCCTGGGCATCGAAACGTCTTGCGACGAAACGTCGGCGGCCGTCGTCGGTGAGACGGGCGACGCCGCTCGCCCGTGGGCGATCCGCTCGAACGTCATCGCCTCGCAGGTCGCCATCCACCGCGAGTGGGGCGGCGTGGTGCCCGAGCTGGCGTCCCGGCAGCACATCCGCGATATCTGCGGGGTTGTGGAGCGCGCGCTCGCCGACGCCTCGACTTCGTGGCCGGCCATCGACGCGATCGCGGTCACGCAGGGCCCCGGGCTCGTGGGCTCCCTGCTGGTGGGCGTGGCCTTTGCCAAGGCCGCCGGGTTCGCGCGCGACCTGCCTGTTGTTCCGGTCCATCATCTGGCCGGCCACATCGAGTCACTCTTCCTCCACAATGGCGTGCTGCCGCTGCCCGCCGCCGTGCTGGTGGTCTCCGGCGGTCACACCAGTCTCTACTCGGTGCCGCGCGCGGGGCAGTATCAGCTGGTCGGCCGCACGCGCGATGACGCGGCCGGAGAGGCGTACGACAAGGTCGCGAAGATGCTGGGGCTCGGCTACCCGGGAGGGCCGGTGATCGACCGGCTCGCGGCGACCGGCAGCGACCGCGCGTTCGACCTGCCGGTGACCCGGATCACGCACCGCGATCGCGTGTCTCCAGCGGCAACGCCGCCGCCCGGCTTGCTGCCCAGGTCCGTGGAGCTTCAGACTGATTTCAGCTTCAGCGGGCTCAAGACCGCGATGCTGCGAGAGGTGCGCCGCCTGGCGCCCGAGGGAAGCGACCCGCAGCGCATGCTCGCGCCGCAGCAGATCGCGGACCTCTGCGCGAGCTTTCAGCGCGTGGTCGTCGAAGCGCTGCTGGACCGGACGTTTGCCGCGGCGGCGTGGCTGGGTGCCAGCAGCGTGGGCATCGCGGGCGGCGTGTCCGCGAACAGCCGCTTGCGCGCCGATGCGCTGGCACGCGGTGCGGCCGCCGGCCTGCCCGTGTTCGTCCCCAGCCTTGCGCTCTCGACTGACAACGCGGCGATGATCGCCGCGGCAGGCCTGCGCAAGATGGAGGCCGGCGCGCGCGCCCCGCTCGACTTCAACGCGGAAGCCTCGCTCCCGCTGTAG
- a CDS encoding HDIG domain-containing protein: protein MLNRDAALALMREWTQNDNLRKHMLAVEAAVRQYARLFGEDENDWGVVAILHDFDYERHPTREEHPYRGVEHLRALGYPEWVLRAILSHADYTGVARESRLEKTLFACDEMAGFVTAASLVRPSKSVLDLEASSVVKRMKDKAFARAVPRDDLRKGAEELGLPLDQHITNVIAGMRERADDLGLRGTL from the coding sequence ATGCTGAATCGAGACGCCGCGCTCGCCCTGATGCGGGAATGGACGCAGAACGACAACCTCCGGAAGCACATGCTCGCCGTCGAAGCCGCGGTCCGCCAATACGCGCGCTTGTTCGGCGAGGACGAGAACGACTGGGGCGTGGTCGCCATCCTCCACGACTTCGATTACGAGCGGCACCCGACGCGCGAGGAGCATCCCTACCGCGGCGTGGAGCACTTGCGGGCCCTCGGCTACCCCGAATGGGTGCTGCGCGCGATCCTCTCGCACGCCGACTACACCGGCGTGGCGCGCGAGTCGCGGCTGGAGAAGACGCTGTTCGCGTGCGACGAAATGGCCGGGTTCGTCACCGCGGCCTCGCTCGTGCGCCCCTCGAAGAGCGTGCTCGACCTCGAGGCGTCGAGCGTGGTGAAGCGGATGAAGGACAAGGCGTTCGCGCGCGCGGTTCCGCGCGACGATCTCCGGAAGGGGGCCGAGGAGCTGGGCCTGCCTCTCGACCAGCACATCACGAACGTCATCGCCGGCATGCGCGAGCGCGCCGACGACCTCGGGCTGCGGGGAACGCTGTAA
- a CDS encoding amino acid permease yields the protein MTRGPAAAPSGTGTLVQLDTEFKRGLGLYASTMIVVGSMIGSGIFIVSAEMARQVGSPGWLLAAWVVTGVLTIAGALSYGELAAMMPRSGGQYVFLREAFSPLAGFLYGWTLFMVIQTGTIAAVAVAFARYTGYLVPWLSETNYLVPPMHITQGYAVSLSTVQLLGLVLIAFLTWTNTRGLDWGKVIQNVFTTAKTGALVALILVGLLFGWNELAVSTNFGDFWTPRGYTPIAPGVSAATTYGLLVALAVSQVGSMFSADSWHNIAFAAGEVKDPRRTLPLALVFGTVIVITLYVLANVAYLVTLPLGAIQTAPADRVATSTLEVIFPGLGAMIMAIGIMISTFGCNNGLILAGARAYYAMARDGLFFRRAGALNEEKVPAWGLVIQGIWAAALVLPRTYNTATGTYGNLYNDLLTYVISAALLFYIATISGLIRLRFTRPDAERPYKAFGYPVLPAIYILGASGILLVLFTYQTATTWPGLAIILTGVPVYFLWRR from the coding sequence ATGACGCGCGGCCCTGCCGCGGCGCCTTCCGGGACGGGCACGCTCGTCCAACTCGACACCGAATTCAAGCGCGGCCTCGGCCTCTACGCCTCGACGATGATCGTCGTCGGGTCGATGATTGGATCTGGCATCTTCATCGTCTCCGCGGAAATGGCGCGGCAGGTCGGCAGCCCGGGCTGGCTGCTGGCCGCGTGGGTGGTGACCGGCGTGCTCACGATCGCCGGCGCGCTGTCCTACGGCGAGCTGGCGGCGATGATGCCGCGGTCCGGCGGGCAGTACGTCTTCCTGCGGGAGGCTTTCTCTCCGCTGGCCGGCTTCCTCTACGGCTGGACGCTGTTCATGGTGATCCAGACCGGGACCATTGCCGCGGTTGCGGTCGCCTTCGCGCGGTACACCGGCTACCTGGTGCCCTGGCTGTCCGAAACCAACTATCTCGTGCCGCCGATGCACATTACCCAGGGGTATGCCGTGTCGCTCTCGACCGTGCAGCTCCTCGGCCTGGTGCTGATCGCCTTTCTCACCTGGACGAACACGCGCGGGCTGGACTGGGGCAAGGTGATTCAGAACGTGTTCACGACCGCCAAGACCGGCGCCCTTGTGGCGCTCATCCTGGTGGGGCTGCTCTTCGGCTGGAACGAGCTGGCGGTGAGCACGAACTTCGGCGACTTCTGGACGCCGCGGGGGTACACGCCGATCGCGCCGGGTGTGAGCGCGGCAACCACGTACGGGTTGCTCGTGGCGCTCGCCGTGTCGCAGGTGGGTTCCATGTTTTCGGCCGACTCGTGGCACAACATCGCGTTCGCGGCCGGCGAGGTGAAGGACCCGCGGCGCACGCTGCCGCTGGCGCTGGTGTTCGGCACGGTGATCGTCATCACGCTGTACGTGCTCGCCAACGTCGCGTACCTCGTCACGCTGCCGCTTGGCGCGATCCAGACCGCGCCGGCCGACCGCGTGGCCACCTCCACGCTCGAGGTCATCTTCCCGGGGCTGGGTGCGATGATCATGGCCATCGGCATCATGATCTCGACCTTCGGGTGCAATAACGGCCTGATCCTGGCAGGCGCGCGCGCCTACTACGCGATGGCGCGTGACGGGCTGTTCTTCCGGCGCGCGGGCGCGCTCAACGAAGAAAAGGTGCCGGCCTGGGGGCTGGTCATCCAGGGCATCTGGGCCGCGGCTCTCGTGCTGCCACGCACCTACAACACCGCGACCGGCACGTACGGGAACCTGTACAACGACCTGCTGACCTACGTCATCTCCGCCGCGCTGCTCTTCTACATCGCGACGATCTCCGGGCTGATCCGGCTGCGCTTCACACGCCCGGACGCGGAGCGGCCCTACAAGGCATTCGGCTACCCGGTGCTGCCGGCGATCTACATCCTGGGCGCCAGCGGCATCCTCCTCGTGCTGTTCACGTACCAGACCGCCACGACGTGGCCGGGACTGGCGATCATCCTCACGGGAGTGCCGGTGTACTTTCTGTGGAGGCGGTAG
- a CDS encoding ABC transporter ATP-binding protein — protein MAPLITAEQLSKWYGQVIGLNDVTVSVPPGVTGLLGPNGAGKSTFLKLITGQLKPSKGSIRVLGAPIWDNPPLYGRIGFCPEQDAFYDRMTGLEWVTALVRLNGLDNGSADAAARRALEQVDLMDAANKKIGAYSKGMRQRVKLAQAIVHDPELLILDEPLSGMDPLARRKTIRFIRDWARAGKSVVVSSHILHEIESMTSNILLINNGRILAEGDVHHIRDLIDEHPHTVYIRGADPRGLAREFLTRDDVLSMRFEEGAVVIETARPDAFYARLTEMAASGEFGRIDEVTSPDDNLQAVFKYLVKQ, from the coding sequence GTGGCGCCGCTCATTACCGCCGAGCAGCTGTCGAAGTGGTACGGACAGGTCATCGGCCTCAACGACGTCACGGTGTCGGTGCCGCCCGGCGTCACCGGCCTGCTTGGCCCCAATGGCGCCGGCAAATCGACGTTCCTGAAGCTGATTACCGGCCAGTTGAAGCCGAGCAAAGGCTCGATCCGCGTCCTCGGGGCGCCGATCTGGGATAACCCGCCGCTGTACGGGCGGATCGGGTTCTGCCCGGAGCAGGACGCCTTCTACGACCGGATGACCGGCCTCGAGTGGGTGACCGCCCTCGTGCGGCTGAACGGCCTGGACAACGGATCCGCCGATGCGGCCGCCCGCCGCGCGCTCGAACAGGTCGACCTCATGGACGCGGCGAACAAGAAGATCGGCGCCTACAGCAAGGGCATGCGGCAGCGCGTGAAGCTCGCACAGGCCATCGTCCACGACCCGGAGCTGCTGATCCTGGACGAGCCGCTCTCGGGCATGGATCCGCTCGCGCGCCGCAAGACGATCCGCTTCATCCGCGACTGGGCGCGCGCCGGCAAGAGCGTCGTCGTCTCGAGCCACATCCTGCACGAGATCGAGTCGATGACGTCGAACATCCTCCTGATCAACAACGGGCGGATCCTCGCCGAAGGGGACGTGCACCACATCCGCGATCTCATCGACGAGCATCCACATACCGTCTACATCCGGGGCGCCGACCCGCGCGGGCTCGCCCGCGAGTTCCTCACGCGCGACGACGTGCTCAGCATGCGGTTCGAGGAAGGCGCGGTGGTGATCGAGACCGCCAGGCCGGATGCGTTTTACGCGCGGCTGACCGAGATGGCCGCATCCGGCGAGTTCGGGCGGATAGACGAGGTGACGTCGCCTGACGACAACCTGCAGGCGGTGTTCAAGTATCTGGTCAAGCAGTAG
- a CDS encoding ABC transporter ATP-binding protein: MDPIVTLSRVTVAYGTNRALKDVTAAFQPGAVGLLGPNGAGKSTMLKALLGFVKPDEGAMRVFGMDVADKPLEIRARLGYMPETDAHIPGMNAVTFVAYCGRLAGLAFSDAMQRAHEVLYYVGLGEARYRNVETYSTGMKQRIKLAQALVHDPDLLFLDEPTNGMDPKGREEMLELVRDLAHNKRVNLILSSHLLPDVEYTCDHVIVMDKATVVAQGPIGELKGPAGRVFELRVKFPGGTLHGFLERLHEAGLETHNTDEDVIRVFVPGAAAPRLGAANDQQALFALAAKHGVQVRHLKASLPTLEDVFAKAVGED; this comes from the coding sequence ATGGACCCCATCGTCACCCTCTCCCGCGTGACCGTCGCCTACGGGACCAACCGCGCCCTCAAGGACGTGACCGCGGCGTTCCAGCCGGGGGCCGTGGGGCTGCTTGGGCCGAACGGCGCGGGCAAGAGCACCATGCTCAAGGCGCTCCTCGGCTTCGTGAAGCCGGACGAGGGGGCGATGCGCGTGTTCGGCATGGATGTGGCCGACAAGCCGCTCGAGATTCGCGCGCGGCTGGGATACATGCCGGAGACCGATGCGCACATTCCGGGCATGAACGCCGTGACGTTTGTCGCCTACTGCGGCCGGCTCGCCGGCCTGGCGTTTTCCGATGCGATGCAGCGCGCGCACGAGGTGCTGTACTACGTCGGGCTGGGGGAGGCGCGTTACCGGAACGTGGAAACCTACTCCACGGGCATGAAGCAGCGCATCAAGCTCGCGCAGGCGCTGGTCCACGACCCCGACCTGCTGTTCCTCGACGAACCCACCAACGGGATGGACCCGAAGGGGCGCGAGGAGATGCTCGAGCTCGTCCGCGACCTGGCGCACAACAAGCGCGTGAACCTGATTCTCTCCTCGCACCTCCTGCCCGACGTCGAGTACACGTGCGACCACGTCATCGTGATGGACAAGGCGACGGTCGTCGCGCAGGGGCCGATCGGCGAGCTGAAAGGGCCGGCCGGCCGCGTCTTCGAGCTGCGCGTCAAGTTCCCGGGCGGGACCCTTCACGGCTTCCTCGAGCGGCTGCACGAGGCCGGCCTCGAGACGCACAACACGGACGAGGACGTGATTCGCGTCTTCGTTCCAGGCGCCGCCGCGCCGCGGCTCGGGGCCGCGAACGACCAGCAGGCCCTGTTCGCGCTGGCCGCGAAGCACGGCGTGCAGGTGCGCCACCTGAAGGCGAGCCTGCCGACGCTCGAAGACGTGTTCGCCAAGGCGGTCGGCGAAGACTGA
- a CDS encoding NUDIX hydrolase, which translates to MADVPVPTATPHRSRKYPPRPIVGVGAVIVADSKVVLIKRRFEPLAGQWSLPGGTLEVGETLEAGTAREILEETGLIVEVGPVIEVFDRILLDEDHRVRYHFVLIDYLCRPLGGRLQHGSDVAAAVLVEPDQLEAFGLTPKAAAIIKRGVEMLRRDGWPEPRKELL; encoded by the coding sequence ATGGCTGATGTGCCGGTTCCGACGGCCACGCCCCATCGCTCGCGGAAGTATCCTCCGCGCCCCATCGTCGGCGTCGGCGCCGTCATCGTCGCCGACTCGAAGGTCGTCCTGATCAAGCGCCGGTTCGAGCCGCTGGCAGGGCAGTGGAGCCTGCCGGGTGGAACGCTCGAAGTGGGTGAGACGCTGGAGGCGGGTACCGCGCGCGAGATTCTCGAGGAGACGGGGCTCATCGTGGAGGTCGGCCCCGTGATCGAAGTGTTCGATCGCATCCTGCTCGATGAGGATCACCGGGTGCGGTATCACTTCGTGCTGATCGACTATCTGTGCCGCCCGCTTGGCGGGCGGTTGCAGCACGGCTCGGATGTCGCCGCCGCGGTGCTGGTCGAGCCCGATCAGTTGGAGGCGTTCGGGCTGACGCCGAAAGCCGCTGCGATCATCAAGCGCGGAGTGGAGATGCTGCGCCGCGACGGATGGCCGGAGCCGAGGAAGGAGCTCCTGTGA